The Novosphingobium terrae genome has a window encoding:
- the hemW gene encoding radical SAM family heme chaperone HemW, protein MARALYIHWPFCLKKCPYCDFNSHVRDGVDHELWQRSLLADMEREAGIAGGETLTSIFFGGGTPSLMPPALVAALLERAEQLWGFDSGIEITLEANPSSVEAAKFAALASAGVNRVSLGVQALDDKALKFLGRLHGVDEALAALDVAQRHFARTSFDLIYARPNQSMVDWEAELTRALSFGTDHLSLYQLTIEPGTRFERLVRDGAFAPLEDDPAADLFTLTRQITAAHGLPAYEVSNHARPGQQSRHNLAYWRYQDYAGIGPGAHGRRHATATTRHKKPENWLSAIEAQGDGIQEARQLSIREQAAEAMLMGLRLAEGVDLAALSTRFGLTSDELAAPARLALYERQGLVWSDGPRIGVTEPGMLVLNALIGELVPTELVV, encoded by the coding sequence ATGGCGCGCGCACTCTACATCCACTGGCCCTTCTGCCTGAAGAAATGCCCCTATTGTGACTTCAACAGCCACGTCCGCGATGGGGTGGATCATGAACTATGGCAGCGCTCCCTGCTGGCCGATATGGAGCGCGAGGCCGGGATCGCTGGCGGGGAAACGCTGACCAGCATTTTCTTCGGCGGCGGCACGCCTTCCTTGATGCCGCCTGCCTTGGTGGCCGCCCTGCTGGAACGTGCAGAACAGCTTTGGGGCTTCGACTCCGGCATCGAGATCACGCTGGAAGCCAATCCCTCCAGCGTCGAGGCGGCGAAGTTTGCAGCTCTCGCCAGTGCAGGCGTCAACCGCGTGTCGCTGGGCGTGCAGGCGCTGGATGACAAGGCACTAAAATTCCTCGGCCGCCTGCATGGTGTGGATGAGGCCTTGGCCGCGCTGGATGTGGCGCAGCGCCATTTCGCACGCACCAGCTTCGATCTGATCTATGCCCGCCCCAACCAGAGCATGGTCGACTGGGAAGCCGAACTGACCCGCGCCCTGTCCTTCGGCACCGATCACCTCTCGCTCTACCAACTGACCATCGAGCCCGGCACGCGCTTCGAGCGCCTCGTGCGCGATGGCGCTTTCGCCCCGCTGGAGGACGATCCGGCAGCGGACCTCTTCACCCTCACCCGCCAGATCACGGCGGCCCACGGCCTGCCCGCCTATGAGGTGAGCAACCACGCCCGCCCCGGCCAGCAAAGCCGCCACAACCTCGCCTATTGGCGCTATCAGGATTACGCCGGGATCGGCCCCGGAGCGCATGGCCGCCGCCACGCCACCGCCACCACGCGCCACAAGAAGCCGGAAAACTGGCTCTCCGCCATCGAGGCCCAAGGCGACGGCATTCAGGAAGCCCGCCAGCTCTCCATCCGCGAACAGGCCGCCGAGGCCATGCTGATGGGCCTGCGTCTGGCCGAGGGTGTCGATCTGGCGGCGCTCTCCACGCGCTTTGGCCTCACATCCGACGAACTGGCCGCCCCCGCCCGCCTTGCCTTGTACGAACGGCAAGGGCTGGTGTGGAGCGACGGCCCACGCATCGGCGTCACCGAGCCCGGCATGCTGGTGCTGAACGCGCTGATCGGCGAACTCGTCCCCACGGAACTGGTGGTGTGA
- a CDS encoding tyrosine recombinase XerC has product MSDEPAPSLARRADLLAAWTAHLAQNRRRSPHTVRAYTATAARLVHATGAEDWATLAEIEASNLRAHLAGRRADGLGNASAARELSALRAFITFARQQAGDPTPAPPRLRGPRIKKGLPRPVTPDEAINLADLVEEDATAPWIGARDRAVLMLLYGAGLRIAEALSLTGGVLPIGEALLVTGKGSKQRLVPILPIVAQAVADYAKACPWPITRDGALFFGARGGALQQALVQKAVRRARGALGLPDTATPHALRHSFATHLLGAGADLRSLQELLGHASLSSTQIYTKVDAAVLLDAYRAAHPREQG; this is encoded by the coding sequence GTGAGCGACGAGCCAGCGCCGTCCCTCGCCCGCCGCGCCGACCTGCTGGCGGCATGGACCGCTCACCTCGCCCAGAACCGCCGCCGCAGCCCGCACACCGTGCGCGCCTACACCGCCACCGCCGCCCGACTGGTCCACGCCACCGGCGCGGAGGATTGGGCCACTCTGGCCGAGATTGAAGCCTCCAACCTGCGCGCCCATCTGGCCGGCCGCCGCGCCGACGGGCTGGGCAATGCCTCAGCGGCGCGCGAACTCTCTGCCTTGCGTGCCTTCATCACCTTCGCGCGCCAGCAGGCCGGAGACCCGACCCCCGCCCCGCCCCGCCTGCGCGGCCCCCGGATCAAAAAAGGCCTCCCTCGCCCCGTTACCCCTGACGAAGCCATCAACCTCGCCGATCTCGTCGAAGAAGACGCCACCGCCCCATGGATCGGCGCTCGCGACCGCGCGGTGCTGATGCTGCTCTACGGCGCCGGGCTGCGTATCGCCGAAGCACTCTCACTGACGGGCGGTGTTCTCCCCATCGGCGAGGCGCTGCTGGTCACGGGCAAAGGCAGCAAGCAACGCCTTGTGCCGATCCTGCCCATCGTGGCGCAAGCGGTCGCCGATTACGCCAAGGCCTGCCCTTGGCCGATCACGCGCGACGGTGCACTGTTCTTCGGGGCTCGTGGCGGCGCGCTGCAGCAAGCTCTGGTGCAAAAAGCTGTCCGCCGGGCGCGGGGGGCGTTGGGTTTGCCAGATACGGCCACGCCTCACGCGTTGCGCCATTCCTTTGCGACGCATCTGTTGGGCGCAGGAGCCGATCTGCGGTCTCTTCAAGAGTTGCTGGGGCATGCCAGCCTGTCCTCCACCCAGATTTACACCAAAGTGGATGCGGCTGTGCTGTTGGATGCCTATCGGGCGGCACACCCAAGGGAACAAGGGTAA
- the gshB gene encoding glutathione synthase — protein sequence MSLRVAVQMDPLSGINIAGDSTFALMLSAQARGISMWYYDVGSLAWDSLGDGPAKVTAWAAPVTVQRPADKGERHYTLGEFQTLDLAEDVDVVLMRQDPPFDLGYITGAHILEKLKGRTLVVNDPEQVRNAPEKVFVLDFAQFMPPTLVARRIEDVRSFQQRLVAKGYSGDLVIKPLHGNGGKAVFRVPATGDNLGALVEVFSQMWPEPYMVQPFLPDVAKGDKRIVLVDGVVAGAINRRPGAGEFRSNLAVGGSAEATQLTEREQEICRVLGPELKKRGLTFVGIDVIGGEWLTEINVTSPTGIVAIERFDGVDVAGLIWDAIEVRVAEMKKG from the coding sequence ATGAGTTTGCGCGTCGCTGTCCAGATGGACCCGCTCTCCGGCATCAACATCGCGGGCGATTCCACCTTTGCCCTGATGCTCTCGGCGCAGGCGCGCGGGATCAGCATGTGGTACTATGATGTCGGCTCGCTGGCGTGGGACTCGCTGGGCGATGGCCCGGCCAAGGTGACGGCATGGGCCGCCCCCGTGACCGTGCAGCGCCCCGCCGACAAGGGAGAACGCCACTACACGCTGGGCGAGTTCCAGACGCTGGATCTGGCCGAAGATGTCGATGTGGTGCTGATGCGTCAGGACCCGCCCTTCGATCTGGGCTATATCACCGGTGCGCATATCCTTGAAAAGCTCAAGGGCCGCACGCTGGTCGTCAACGATCCCGAGCAGGTGCGCAACGCGCCCGAAAAGGTCTTCGTTCTCGATTTTGCGCAGTTTATGCCGCCCACGCTGGTCGCCCGCCGCATCGAGGATGTGCGCAGTTTCCAGCAACGCCTCGTCGCCAAGGGCTATTCGGGCGATCTGGTCATCAAGCCTCTCCACGGCAACGGCGGCAAAGCGGTGTTCCGCGTGCCTGCCACCGGCGACAACCTCGGCGCGCTGGTCGAGGTGTTCAGCCAGATGTGGCCCGAGCCCTATATGGTCCAGCCCTTCCTCCCCGACGTGGCCAAGGGCGACAAGCGTATCGTGCTGGTGGACGGTGTGGTGGCCGGTGCCATCAACCGCCGCCCGGGCGCCGGCGAGTTCCGCAGCAATCTGGCCGTGGGCGGAAGCGCGGAAGCGACGCAGCTGACCGAGCGTGAGCAGGAAATTTGCCGCGTCCTTGGACCGGAGTTGAAAAAGCGCGGCCTCACCTTCGTGGGCATCGATGTGATCGGCGGCGAATGGCTGACGGAGATCAACGTGACCTCGCCCACGGGCATCGTGGCGATCGAGCGTTTCGATGGCGTGGATGTGGCCGGGCTGATCTGGGATGCGATCGAGGTTCGCGTTGCGGAGATGAAGAAGGGTTAA
- a CDS encoding YraN family protein codes for MTDWCGQANRIAAEARGRKGEDEAALFLEGQGFEIVARRVKTPRGEVDLIARREGLTVFAEVKWRAKAETHVDAIDQKRLTRVAMAAEVLASRFVPEGQDMRIDVILLAPGHDPYHIPNAWMP; via the coding sequence ATGACCGACTGGTGCGGCCAGGCCAACCGCATCGCCGCCGAGGCACGCGGTCGCAAGGGCGAGGATGAGGCCGCGCTGTTTCTGGAAGGCCAAGGTTTCGAGATCGTCGCCCGCCGCGTGAAAACCCCGCGCGGGGAAGTTGATCTGATCGCCCGGCGCGAAGGGCTGACTGTTTTTGCCGAAGTGAAATGGCGCGCCAAGGCCGAAACGCATGTCGATGCCATCGACCAGAAGCGCCTTACCCGCGTCGCCATGGCCGCCGAAGTGCTGGCCTCGCGCTTCGTGCCGGAAGGGCAGGATATGCGGATCGACGTCATCCTCCTTGCGCCGGGGCATGATCCATACCACATCCCCAATGCGTGGATGCCGTAA
- the rsmI gene encoding 16S rRNA (cytidine(1402)-2'-O)-methyltransferase gives MDQRLTPGLYIVATPIGNLGDITMRGVEILRGVSAVACEDTRITGRLMQHLGLKQRLIRYDDHADENAREKLLALMSAEPVALVSDAGTPLVSDPGYRLVREARERGIAVTSLPGPCAAVMGITLSGLPSDRFLFAGFLPSKDKARGDALAELAAVPATLIFYETSPRLIDSLTAIAQVLPGREVAVARELTKMFEECRSGQPEDLIAHYTAHPPKGEIVLLIGPPVAKQATMEDAEAMLRAELQHAKASQAAAAVAKATGLDRKELYALAMRLK, from the coding sequence ATGGATCAGCGCCTTACCCCCGGCCTCTATATTGTGGCCACGCCCATTGGCAATCTTGGCGATATCACCATGCGCGGCGTGGAGATATTGCGTGGCGTGTCAGCGGTGGCCTGTGAGGATACTCGGATAACCGGGCGGCTGATGCAACATCTTGGTTTGAAACAGCGGTTGATCCGTTACGATGACCATGCCGATGAAAACGCTCGCGAAAAGCTGCTGGCGCTGATGAGCGCCGAGCCGGTGGCGCTGGTCTCTGACGCGGGAACGCCGCTGGTGTCGGACCCGGGCTATCGTCTGGTCCGCGAGGCGCGGGAGCGGGGGATTGCCGTCACCAGCCTGCCGGGTCCTTGCGCGGCGGTGATGGGGATCACGCTGTCGGGACTGCCTTCGGACCGGTTCCTGTTTGCCGGATTTTTGCCATCCAAGGACAAGGCGCGGGGTGATGCTCTGGCCGAACTGGCGGCCGTGCCTGCCACGCTGATCTTCTACGAAACGTCGCCACGCCTGATCGATTCGCTGACGGCCATCGCGCAGGTGCTGCCGGGCCGAGAGGTGGCGGTGGCCCGCGAACTGACCAAGATGTTCGAGGAATGCCGCAGTGGCCAGCCCGAAGACTTGATCGCCCATTACACCGCCCATCCTCCCAAGGGCGAGATCGTGCTGCTGATCGGCCCTCCCGTGGCCAAGCAGGCTACCATGGAGGATGCCGAAGCCATGCTGCGCGCCGAATTGCAGCATGCCAAGGCCAGTCAGGCCGCCGCCGCCGTTGCCAAGGCGACCGGGCTGGATCGCAAGGAACTCTATGCGCTGGCGATGCGCCTGAAATGA
- a CDS encoding penicillin-binding protein activator has protein sequence MFNIGAQMTQNSNRTTPASWTRRAMALGLSATLAACTVIPKGPKAPPPPPAQTQAPPPAYLPTDTDRHRVALLVPQSGPNAAAGQALANASTMALLDMNASNLRITTYDTSTGAAAAASKALADGNRLILGPLLGEDAAAVAQVTRASHVPVVSFSNDYTVAGGDTFIMGTIPAQSITRVVRHAKGLGVTRFAALVPLGLYGERASTAMVNAVRNSGGQLVGIETYGRDPASITAAVRKLKAHGAFDAVLVGDTARAAAQAAPLLKAGKPTMRILGTELWSGEALLARTPALRGSLYAALSDTHFRQFSDRYRTRYGEAPYRIATMGYDSVLLTLRIAREWQPGRPFPTQRLYDKGGFAGTDGIFRFNANNVIERSLEVREIKAVPGSTTSNTVPVVSPAPARFDD, from the coding sequence ATGTTCAACATTGGGGCGCAGATGACGCAGAATTCCAATCGTACCACCCCCGCAAGCTGGACCCGCCGCGCGATGGCCCTCGGCCTTTCCGCCACGCTGGCTGCCTGTACCGTCATTCCCAAGGGCCCCAAGGCTCCGCCGCCCCCGCCTGCTCAGACGCAGGCCCCGCCGCCCGCCTATCTGCCGACCGACACCGATCGTCATCGCGTCGCCCTGCTGGTGCCGCAGAGCGGGCCCAATGCCGCGGCAGGTCAGGCGCTGGCCAATGCCTCGACCATGGCGCTGCTGGATATGAATGCCAGCAACCTTCGCATCACCACCTATGACACCTCGACGGGCGCTGCTGCTGCGGCGTCGAAAGCGCTGGCCGATGGCAACCGCCTGATCCTCGGGCCACTGCTGGGCGAGGATGCGGCTGCGGTGGCTCAGGTCACGCGCGCCTCGCATGTGCCGGTGGTGTCTTTCTCCAACGACTACACCGTGGCAGGCGGCGACACCTTCATCATGGGCACCATCCCCGCCCAGTCGATCACCCGCGTGGTGCGCCATGCCAAGGGGCTAGGGGTGACGCGTTTTGCCGCTCTGGTGCCGCTGGGCCTTTATGGCGAGCGCGCCTCTACCGCCATGGTGAACGCCGTGCGCAACAGCGGCGGCCAGTTGGTGGGGATCGAGACCTATGGCCGCGATCCAGCCTCCATCACGGCAGCGGTGCGCAAGCTGAAGGCCCATGGCGCTTTCGATGCCGTGCTGGTCGGCGATACGGCCCGCGCGGCGGCTCAGGCCGCGCCTTTGCTGAAGGCGGGCAAGCCGACGATGCGCATCCTCGGCACCGAATTGTGGAGCGGCGAGGCCCTGCTGGCCCGCACCCCCGCGCTGCGCGGTTCGCTCTATGCCGCCCTGTCGGACACGCATTTCCGCCAGTTCTCGGACCGCTACCGCACCCGCTATGGCGAGGCACCCTATCGCATCGCCACCATGGGTTATGACAGCGTGCTGCTGACCCTGCGCATCGCCCGCGAGTGGCAGCCGGGTCGCCCCTTCCCCACCCAGCGCCTCTATGACAAGGGCGGTTTTGCGGGGACCGATGGCATTTTCCGTTTCAACGCGAACAATGTCATCGAACGCTCGCTGGAAGTGCGGGAGATCAAGGCGGTTCCCGGCAGCACCACCAGCAACACCGTGCCGGTTGTCAGCCCGGCCCCGGCCCGTTTCGACGACTGA
- the parE gene encoding DNA topoisomerase IV subunit B: MSDSTPDDLFEAPIGPSGETYDGSAIEVLEGLEPVRRRPGMYIGGTDERALHHLAAEVLDNAMDEAVAGYANRIEFVLEEAPGTPGRLTIVDNGRGIPVDDHPKFPGKSALEVILSTLHSGGKFSGKAYATSGGLHGVGISVVNALSTLTRVEVARNKELFAQEFSRGITQGPLQKIGAAPNRRGTSVSFTPDPEIFGADARFKPARLFKLVRSKAYLFAGVEIRWKCAPSLASEDVPAEATFQFPGGLADHLAEQTAGRECVTTQPFAGSQDFPGEMNGRVEWAIAWPVWSEGAYSYYCNTIPTPDGGTHEQGLRAALTKGIRAFGELTGVKKAKDIAPEDIVTGCEAMLSVFIRDPQFQSQTKDRLTSPEAARMVENAIRDHFDHYLTDNMERGKALLGYVMEKMDERLRRKAEREVKRKTATNARKLRLPGKLTDCSGEGSGETELFIVEGDSAGGSAKQARDRKTQAILPIRGKILNVASATLDKIRANQEIADLSLALGCGLRKDCNPDNLRYDRIVIMTDADVDGAHIATLLMTFFFQEMPEVVKQGHLYLAQPPLYRLTAGKESAYARDDAHRAELEKTKFKGKKVEVGRFKGLGEMNPQQLRETTMDPAKRSLVRITLPPEYEARAQVKDLVDRLMGRNPEHRFMFIQNRAGELDPDLIDA, encoded by the coding sequence ATGTCTGACAGCACGCCCGACGATCTCTTCGAAGCTCCCATCGGCCCCAGCGGCGAGACCTATGACGGCAGCGCCATCGAGGTGCTGGAGGGGCTTGAGCCCGTCCGCCGCCGCCCCGGCATGTACATCGGCGGCACGGACGAACGCGCCCTGCATCACCTCGCCGCCGAGGTGCTGGACAACGCCATGGACGAGGCGGTGGCAGGCTATGCCAACCGCATCGAATTCGTGCTGGAGGAAGCGCCGGGCACGCCGGGCCGCCTGACCATCGTGGACAATGGACGCGGCATCCCGGTGGATGATCATCCCAAATTTCCGGGCAAATCGGCGCTGGAGGTGATCCTTTCCACGCTGCACTCGGGCGGCAAATTCTCGGGCAAGGCCTATGCCACCAGCGGCGGCCTGCATGGCGTGGGTATCAGCGTGGTGAACGCTTTGTCGACGCTCACCCGCGTGGAGGTGGCGCGCAACAAGGAGCTGTTCGCTCAGGAATTTTCGCGGGGCATCACGCAAGGGCCTTTGCAGAAGATCGGCGCGGCGCCCAACCGGCGCGGCACCAGCGTGTCCTTCACGCCCGACCCGGAAATTTTCGGGGCCGATGCGCGGTTCAAGCCCGCGCGGCTGTTCAAGCTGGTGCGGTCGAAGGCCTATCTGTTTGCCGGTGTGGAAATTCGCTGGAAATGCGCGCCGTCGCTCGCCAGCGAGGATGTGCCTGCCGAGGCCACCTTCCAGTTCCCCGGCGGTCTGGCCGACCATCTGGCCGAGCAGACGGCGGGGCGCGAATGCGTCACCACCCAGCCCTTTGCCGGATCGCAAGATTTCCCGGGTGAGATGAACGGGCGCGTGGAATGGGCGATCGCCTGGCCGGTGTGGTCGGAAGGCGCCTATTCCTATTACTGCAACACCATTCCCACGCCGGATGGCGGTACGCATGAGCAGGGCCTGCGCGCCGCGCTGACCAAGGGCATCCGCGCCTTTGGCGAGCTGACGGGCGTGAAGAAGGCCAAAGACATCGCGCCCGAGGACATCGTCACGGGCTGCGAGGCCATGCTCTCGGTCTTTATCCGCGACCCGCAGTTCCAGAGCCAGACCAAGGACCGCCTCACCAGCCCAGAGGCCGCGCGCATGGTGGAAAACGCCATCCGCGACCACTTCGACCATTACCTCACTGACAATATGGAGCGCGGCAAGGCGCTGCTCGGTTACGTGATGGAGAAGATGGATGAGCGCCTGCGCCGCAAGGCCGAGCGCGAGGTCAAGCGCAAGACCGCCACCAACGCCCGCAAGCTGCGCCTGCCCGGCAAGCTGACAGATTGCAGCGGCGAAGGCAGCGGCGAAACCGAACTCTTCATCGTGGAGGGCGATTCGGCAGGCGGCAGCGCCAAGCAGGCACGCGATCGCAAGACACAGGCCATCCTGCCGATCCGTGGTAAAATCCTGAACGTCGCCAGCGCCACGCTGGACAAGATCCGCGCCAATCAGGAAATCGCCGACCTCTCGTTGGCGCTCGGCTGCGGCCTGCGCAAGGACTGCAACCCCGATAATCTGCGCTATGACCGCATCGTCATCATGACCGACGCCGATGTCGACGGCGCGCATATCGCCACGCTGCTGATGACCTTCTTCTTCCAGGAAATGCCCGAAGTGGTGAAGCAGGGGCATCTCTATCTGGCTCAGCCTCCGCTCTACCGCCTGACCGCGGGCAAGGAGAGCGCCTATGCTCGCGATGATGCTCATCGCGCCGAACTGGAAAAGACCAAGTTCAAGGGCAAGAAGGTCGAGGTCGGGCGCTTCAAAGGTCTGGGCGAGATGAATCCCCAGCAGCTGCGCGAAACCACGATGGACCCGGCCAAGCGTAGTCTGGTGCGCATCACCCTGCCGCCCGAGTATGAGGCGCGCGCTCAGGTCAAGGATCTGGTGGACCGGCTGATGGGCCGTAACCCGGAGCATCGCTTCATGTTTATCCAGAACCGGGCGGGTGAGCTTGATCCGGATCTGATCGACGCCTGA
- a CDS encoding GlsB/YeaQ/YmgE family stress response membrane protein, which translates to MSILMWIFIGIVVGWLAGLIMGDDGGLLVNFVVGIAGAFIGGLIFSRGNINNSGLTVSSFSVSLIGAVILLGGVNLLRRGRVR; encoded by the coding sequence ATGAGCATTCTGATGTGGATTTTCATCGGCATTGTGGTCGGCTGGCTGGCCGGTTTGATCATGGGCGATGATGGCGGGCTGCTGGTCAATTTCGTGGTCGGCATCGCGGGCGCCTTTATCGGCGGCCTGATCTTCTCGCGCGGGAACATCAACAATTCCGGGCTGACGGTCTCCAGCTTCAGCGTTTCGTTGATTGGCGCGGTAATCCTGCTGGGCGGCGTCAATCTGCTGAGGCGCGGCAGGGTAAGATAA
- a CDS encoding GFA family protein, whose amino-acid sequence MAYQGQCACGAVTATISAEPVTVRQCWCRDCQRISGGGPTHNAIFPVEAVVLKGELGNHGHPAASGNTLTKHFCVHCGTPVYATSSARMHLQTFRLGFLADGHGLKPSAAIWTDSAPAWAHIDPALEQWAAQPPAPSMPQD is encoded by the coding sequence ATGGCATATCAAGGGCAATGCGCATGCGGCGCGGTAACGGCGACCATCTCGGCGGAGCCTGTCACCGTGCGCCAGTGCTGGTGCCGCGATTGCCAGCGGATTTCCGGTGGCGGCCCAACCCATAACGCCATCTTCCCGGTCGAGGCGGTGGTGCTGAAGGGGGAATTGGGCAATCATGGCCATCCTGCCGCCAGCGGCAACACGCTGACCAAGCACTTTTGCGTCCACTGCGGCACGCCGGTCTACGCCACCAGCTCGGCACGGATGCATTTGCAGACCTTCCGCCTTGGATTTCTGGCGGATGGCCATGGGTTGAAGCCCTCGGCAGCGATCTGGACTGACAGCGCGCCAGCGTGGGCCCATATCGATCCCGCTCTAGAGCAATGGGCCGCTCAGCCCCCGGCACCTTCCATGCCGCAGGACTGA
- a CDS encoding exo-beta-N-acetylmuramidase NamZ family protein encodes MTDVLFGIDRLLADPALRAPLQGKRVSLVAHPASVTADLRHSLDALAACADITLTSAFGPQHGLKGDKQDNMVETLDEIDPALGIPVFSLYGEVRRPTPAMMDTADVFLFDLQDLGCRIYTFVTTLLYLLEAASESGKSVWVLDRPNPAGRPVEGTTLIPGQESFVGAGPMPMRHGLTLGEMGHWFIRHYGLKVDYRVIEMQGWQPEGPGFGWPESRIWINPSPNAASVNMGRAYAGTVMIEGATLSEGRGTTRPLEVLFGAPDIDAKAVLAEMQAFAPQWLAGCAIRECWFTPTFHKHAGELCSALMIHAEGSFYDHHAFHPWRLQALAFKAIRRLYPDYPIWRDFPYEYEFTRLAIDVINGGPALREWVDNPASTPADLEEVAGRDETAWREEIADLLLY; translated from the coding sequence ATGACGGATGTTCTCTTCGGTATCGACCGGCTGCTGGCCGACCCTGCCCTGCGCGCGCCCTTGCAGGGCAAGCGTGTGTCTCTGGTGGCGCATCCCGCCTCGGTGACGGCGGATTTGCGCCATTCACTGGACGCGCTGGCGGCTTGCGCGGATATCACCCTGACCTCCGCCTTCGGCCCGCAGCACGGGCTGAAGGGCGACAAGCAGGACAATATGGTCGAGACGCTGGATGAGATCGATCCGGCGCTCGGCATCCCGGTGTTCAGCCTTTATGGCGAGGTGCGCCGCCCGACGCCCGCGATGATGGACACGGCCGATGTGTTCCTCTTCGATCTTCAGGATCTGGGCTGCCGCATCTACACCTTTGTGACCACCTTGCTCTATCTGCTGGAGGCCGCATCGGAAAGCGGCAAGAGCGTGTGGGTGCTGGACCGCCCCAACCCCGCCGGTCGCCCGGTGGAGGGCACCACGCTGATCCCGGGGCAGGAAAGCTTTGTCGGCGCCGGGCCGATGCCGATGCGCCATGGGCTTACCTTGGGCGAGATGGGCCACTGGTTTATCCGCCACTATGGGCTGAAGGTGGATTATCGCGTGATCGAGATGCAGGGCTGGCAGCCTGAAGGCCCCGGCTTTGGCTGGCCGGAAAGCCGCATCTGGATCAACCCCAGCCCGAATGCCGCCAGCGTCAATATGGGCCGCGCCTATGCGGGAACGGTGATGATCGAGGGCGCAACGCTTTCCGAAGGGCGCGGCACCACGCGCCCGCTGGAGGTGCTGTTCGGGGCGCCTGATATCGATGCGAAAGCCGTGCTGGCCGAAATGCAGGCCTTCGCGCCGCAATGGCTGGCGGGCTGCGCGATCCGCGAATGCTGGTTCACGCCCACCTTCCACAAGCATGCGGGCGAGCTGTGCAGCGCACTGATGATCCATGCCGAGGGCAGCTTCTACGATCACCATGCTTTCCACCCGTGGCGCTTGCAGGCACTGGCCTTCAAGGCGATCCGCCGACTTTACCCGGATTACCCGATCTGGCGCGACTTCCCCTATGAGTATGAGTTCACCCGCCTCGCCATCGATGTGATCAATGGCGGCCCGGCTCTGCGCGAATGGGTGGACAACCCGGCCAGCACGCCCGCCGATCTGGAAGAGGTGGCAGGCCGTGACGAAACGGCATGGCGCGAGGAGATCGCCGATCTGCTGCTTTATTGA
- a CDS encoding DOMON-like domain-containing protein, which yields MGTYSLICHPDTPALGVRAVHVTWAEGEGALILSWHVEGAGRLVIPALVDQPAHTDGLWKTSCFELFLDDTHGYREFNFSPSGHWASYGFDGYRSGMKALPLEAPQMDVAVAEDFALTVTLPGNLLQGASHASLTAVIEEEGGHKSYWALAHASGQPDFHAPSCFILPLGAAQQP from the coding sequence TTGGGAACGTATAGCCTGATCTGTCATCCCGATACGCCCGCGCTGGGGGTGAGGGCGGTGCATGTGACATGGGCGGAGGGCGAGGGCGCCCTGATCCTGAGCTGGCATGTGGAGGGGGCTGGGCGTTTGGTGATCCCGGCGCTGGTGGATCAGCCCGCCCATACCGACGGCCTGTGGAAGACCAGCTGTTTCGAGCTGTTTCTGGATGACACCCATGGTTATCGCGAGTTCAATTTCTCGCCCTCGGGCCATTGGGCGTCCTACGGTTTTGATGGTTACCGCAGCGGGATGAAGGCTTTGCCTCTGGAGGCGCCGCAGATGGATGTTGCGGTGGCCGAGGATTTCGCTTTGACGGTCACTTTGCCCGGCAATCTTTTGCAGGGCGCTTCCCACGCCAGCCTGACCGCCGTGATCGAGGAAGAAGGCGGCCATAAAAGCTATTGGGCGCTGGCCCATGCCTCGGGCCAGCCCGATTTCCATGCGCCCTCTTGCTTCATCCTGCCGCTTGGGGCAGCGCAGCAGCCATGA